Part of the Varibaculum massiliense genome is shown below.
TAACCTACCGAACCAACCAGAATCGCCAGCGAGGAGGCCGAGCACTTTTGACCACAGTGGCCAAACGCCGAGTTAATAATATCTTTAACCGCCAGATCCAGATCCGCCGAGGGGGTAACAATAATGCCGTTCTTACCGGAGGTTTCCGCCAGCAGCCCCATATTGTTGTCCCAGGAACGGAACATCTTGGCAGTATCGATAGAGCCGGTCAAAATAACCCGATCTACCCGTTCGTCAGCCATCAAGTTCTTACCCAAATCCCGGTTGCCCAGCTGGACAAACTGTAGAACTTCGCGCGGAACTCCCGCATCCCACATAATCTTGGCTAGTAGCGCACCCGTACGGGCAGCTTCTTTCGCCGGTTTGAAGATTACGGCTGAACCGGCAGCGAGTGCCGACACGGTGGAACCGGTAGGAATCGCAATCGGGAAGTTCCAGGGCGGGGTAGAAACCGTCACCCGTGCAGGTTGGAACTTGGCACCCGCTTGCTGTTCTAGCTCGAGGCATTGCTGTCCATAGTAGTGGCAGAAGTCGATAGCCTCAGATACCTCGATATCGCCGCCATCAAGGGCTTTGCCACATTCGGCTGCGGCAATTTCCATCAGCTGGGCGCGGTGTTGGCTCAGCCCGATACCTACGCGGTGAATAATCTCCGAGCGCTCCTTGGCGGGGCGCGCCGACCAAATCTTGGCTGCCGCTTCCGCCCCGGCTAGCATTTGATCTAGAACGTTGGCATCGGAAACGGTGGCTTCTTCAACCTCTTTAATTCCGATTTGGCAATCGGGAATAGCCTTGACAATCTGGCGTGACCATTCGATATTTTCCGGTAACGACGGATCCGAATCCGGGGTGTTGGCGAAAGTCCACTCCCCGTCCCTTTGTACGAAAGATTTAATGTCTTCCTCTGTCTCGGTGAGACGATTCTGCTGACGTACCGGGCCGACCTCAACGTCGTATACCCGCTCCAAGGCGCGGCGGAAGCGCTGCTCTTCCTTGTGCAGCACATCGGCATCATCCAGATCGAAAATATCCGACATGAAGTTCTGATCCAGCGAGTTTTCTTCTAGCCGCCGTACCAGGTAGGCAATCGCCACATCGTACTCTTCCGGGTTCACTACCGGCACATAGAACAACAGGTGACCGGTGTCCTCGGCTACTGCCTTGGACTGGGGGGAAGCCATGCCGGTCAGCATTTCGAACTCTACGCCACCGGACTCTAGCACTCCGCGTTCATGAGCCAGTTCGTAGGCGAAGCCTACGGTAAATAGGTTCATCCCGGCCACGCCGATTTTGATATTGCGAGTGTGCTCTTTGGTGAGGGCGTAGTCCAGTACCTTCATGTAGTTGGAGTCAGTATCTTGTTTGCTCTTTTGGGTGGTGAGTTTCCAGCCCCGCTCGCGAGCATCCACGGTTTCCATCGACAGGTTCGCGCCCTTAACTACGCGAACTTTAATCCGTCCGCCCCCGTTTGCTACCCGCTTAGCTGCCCATTCTTGCAGGTGCTTCATAGCGGGGAGGGCGTCGGGCAGGTATGCCTGCAACACGATGCCGGCCTCTAGCTTTTCTAGACCGGGGGTTTCCAGAATCTTCTTGAACACATCAATGGTCATGTGGAGGTCCTTGTATTCCTCCATGTCCAGGTTGATGAACTTCTTTGGTTCATAGGAATTAGCCCGGCGATACAGCGGCAGTAGGGCGTTTACTGCCCGATCCACCACGTGATCATAAGCCCAGGGATTGTGCGGTCCGGTCACTGCCGATACCTTCAAAGATACGTACTCTACATCGGGACGTTCCAATAGCTCCATGGTGTCGGTTAGCCGCTTATTGGCTTCCTCATCACCGAGAATCGCTTCGCCCAGCAGGTTCATATTCAACCGCATCCCGCCCTGCTTGAGCCGCTCAATCGCCGGTCCCAGCTTGGCGTCGGATACGTCTAGTACCAAATCTCCGACCAGTTTTGCGAACACGCTGCGGGTAATAGGAATTACTACCTTGGGCAGTATCGGAGCCATATTTCCGCCCACTTTGAAGGGCAGACGCAGGTACCAGGGGAGGAAGCCTACGGAAGAGGAGGCAAGGCGATGCATCTCATCCGCAGCCACCTGCAAATCTTCTGGTCGGATAACTCCATCAACAAAGGCAACTGTAAAGTCCAAACCAGCTTGGTCTTCTAGTACCTGGGAGAGGAGTTTAGCTGCTCGATCTTCCGGATATTTCTCGGACTCTCGCACCCACTTTTGAGCACGAGCCACCGCCAAATCCGCAAGGTGGCGGCAGTCGCCGGTTTCCCCGCCAACTTGGGGGGGAGCCACGCTTTCTGACATTTGTTTCAGTCCTTTCTTAGGAAACTGTTAATAGGTATCGATCGCACCTAAGGGCGCAGAGAGCCGGGCTTGGTGTGACCCGACCCTCTACGCACTTATAAGTTCAAGGTAACACTAGATGCGCGGGTGTGTACCCTGATTTAGGGGACTTTTTTCCTAGTCCTTATTTTTATTAAGTTTTTGTTTAGGAAGAGGTTCGCGCTTCGCCCTCTACTTCCGCGAATGGGGTAACGGTCACCGGGGTGACCTGGCGTCCCTCCAAAGCAGAGTTAATTTCCTCTTGTGAGGCATGAGCTAGCTTGACTGCCAGATCGAACTCTTCGTCGATTTCCTTATTCGGCTTGTAGGTGGCGAGAGATACCAGCCAGGAAACTAGCAGGTTCAGCAAGAATCCGGGCAGAATCTCGTACACCTGGAAGAACATCGGTACCGTGTCGGGTAGGTTACCCCAGATGCCCACGGTAATAGCGCCCACGGCCATACCGGCTGCCGCACCCTGCCAGGTGTATTTGCGCCAGTAGAGGCTGAGTATAATCACCGGGCCGAAGGCAGCGCCGAAGCCGGCCCAGGCAAACGCCACCAACTTCAGAATCGAGTCGGTACGGAACCAAGCGAAGCATGCGGCGACTACCGAAATCGCTAACACCACCATCCGGCCGGCGTTGATACCTTTGGCGCCCAGCAAGCGGCGCTTCTTGATTCCCCGGTAAATATCTTCTACCACTGCCGAGGAGGTGACCAGCAGCTGGGAAGAAACGGTGGACATAATCGCGGCCAAAATAGCCGCCAACATGAACCCGGCGAGCACGGCGGGGAAAAGTTTTTCTCCCATTACCAGGTAGATGCTTTCTTGCGGGTTAACTTTCACCCGAGCTAGTGCTTCTTTAATGCCGCTGAGACCATTTTCGACCAGGGCGCGCCCAATTAGGGCGGTCAAAGTTGCGCCCAGCACACACAGGAACATCCAGCCGATGCCCAGACGGCGCGCTGCTACTGCTTCTTTGGGGGAGCGTAGCGCCATGTAGCGCACAATCACGTGGGGCATACCCACGTAACCAAGACCCCAGGCAAGACCGTTTAGCATGGAGAGTTTGCCGGCAGCACCATCACCTACGATCGAGAACATGTGACCCTCCAAGCCGTTGAGGGTACCAGTCATAACTCCGAAGCCCCCCAGGGCAACCACGCCGAAGACGGGCACCAACAGCAGGGCGATTAGCATCATGATGCCTTGCACCATGTCTGTCCAGGAAACTGCCAAGAATCCGCCGACCAGGGTGTAAAGAATAACTACCCCAGCGACGATTACCATACCTACGTGGTAGTTAACACCGAAGATGGATTCGAAGAACACGCCTCCGGAAACCATCCCGCTGGCCACGTAGATGGTGAAGAAGAAAAGAATAATAATCCCGGCTACCAGCTGCAGAACGAATTTATTGTCTTTGAGGCGAGCCGACATGAACGAGGGAACCGTAATCGAGTCCCCGGCTACTTGCGAATAGGAACGCAGACGGGGAGCCACCCATTTCCAAGCGCACCAGGACCCAATCAGCAATCCGATAGCAATCCAAGATTCCACCAGACCCGAAAGGTAGAGGGCGCCGGGTAGCCCCATCATTAACCAACCTGACATATCCGCTGCTCCCGCCGAAAGTGCGGCTACTAGCGGCGGCAGGGAACGTCCCCCCACCATGTAATCATCCATGGTTTGGGTGCGGGTATAGCCGTAGATGCCAATCAAAATCATGGCTACGAAGTAAATAACCATGGCGATGGCGATACCGCCAGTACTCCCGCTGCTAATAAAATCTGCCGCACCCACAGTGGGCATCACTAATGTTGAGAATGTACTTATCATTTGCTCTCCATTGGTATAAATGCCGAGACCTTCGACTGCGCAACATAATATCTTGCTGTCAAGCAAATCACAATATGGCACGGGACTTTAGGTATGTGAGAGGTGGGAATCTTTTTGAGCCTCAAGGGGTAAAGTGGCAGGAAACTAGGGGTTTAGAAAACCTTTTTGCTAAATAGAATTTCCCTAAAAAATCTAGGTCCAAAGACCTGGATGGATGTGATTTAGGTCGCTGACGGTCAGGAGCGTGAGGCTCTAACTAGGTCAAACAGGGCAAGTAGTTAGTACTGGTCTTTTAATAAGTAGAATTTTTCTTTACTTGGGCAGAGCGAAGACATTACCGCCCATAAAGTTTTTTCGCGAAGCTCAGTTTATCCCCGGGGATAAACGAGGGCGGTGGCTATCGCGGCCGCGCCCTCACCGCGTCCGGTGAACCCCAGATTGTCCGAGGTAGTTGCGGAAATCGACACCGGAGCCCCCACGGCCTCCTCTAACGCCGCTCGCGCCTGCTGATAGCGAGCCCCCATTCGCGGACGATTAGCAATCACCTGGACCGCGGCGTTTCCTAACTCCCAACCTGCACGGTGAATAATCTCCATCGTGGCTGTCAGTAGCTGTTTACCCGAGGCTCCCTGCCACTGGGG
Proteins encoded:
- a CDS encoding proline dehydrogenase family protein, yielding MSESVAPPQVGGETGDCRHLADLAVARAQKWVRESEKYPEDRAAKLLSQVLEDQAGLDFTVAFVDGVIRPEDLQVAADEMHRLASSSVGFLPWYLRLPFKVGGNMAPILPKVVIPITRSVFAKLVGDLVLDVSDAKLGPAIERLKQGGMRLNMNLLGEAILGDEEANKRLTDTMELLERPDVEYVSLKVSAVTGPHNPWAYDHVVDRAVNALLPLYRRANSYEPKKFINLDMEEYKDLHMTIDVFKKILETPGLEKLEAGIVLQAYLPDALPAMKHLQEWAAKRVANGGGRIKVRVVKGANLSMETVDARERGWKLTTQKSKQDTDSNYMKVLDYALTKEHTRNIKIGVAGMNLFTVGFAYELAHERGVLESGGVEFEMLTGMASPQSKAVAEDTGHLLFYVPVVNPEEYDVAIAYLVRRLEENSLDQNFMSDIFDLDDADVLHKEEQRFRRALERVYDVEVGPVRQQNRLTETEEDIKSFVQRDGEWTFANTPDSDPSLPENIEWSRQIVKAIPDCQIGIKEVEEATVSDANVLDQMLAGAEAAAKIWSARPAKERSEIIHRVGIGLSQHRAQLMEIAAAECGKALDGGDIEVSEAIDFCHYYGQQCLELEQQAGAKFQPARVTVSTPPWNFPIAIPTGSTVSALAAGSAVIFKPAKEAARTGALLAKIMWDAGVPREVLQFVQLGNRDLGKNLMADERVDRVILTGSIDTAKMFRSWDNNMGLLAETSGKNGIIVTPSADLDLAVKDIINSAFGHCGQKCSASSLAILVGSVGYSERVHRQLLGGVRSLIVDYPSNPSSQTGSLCTPAKGKLLRGLTTLGPGEHWALKPKQLDDSGKLWTPGIRAGVQPGSEYHLTEYFGPILGIIRCDTLEEAIEIQNATDYGLTAGLHSLDADEINLWLDRVQAGNVYINRGITGAIVRRQPFGGWKNSAIGAGTKAGGPSYLFGMGEWEVDGVPENEGVELRNRALVEAAKVARSLDSNKEFVMASLRSSQQALDTEFAIGHDPSDLRVERNVLRYRPLPVLIRLSEGEDASQVLMLAAAGRAAGSKVSVSMPQEPDSALLQYLRVQHIDYEVESDQSFRDRLPAWAAGAGLDARIRLIGGDVKAVNEAVNGNVNVAVWSHPVTACGRVEMIPFVREQAVAFTNHRFGNHTPLSEQVKI
- the putP gene encoding sodium/proline symporter PutP, with amino-acid sequence MISTFSTLVMPTVGAADFISSGSTGGIAIAMVIYFVAMILIGIYGYTRTQTMDDYMVGGRSLPPLVAALSAGAADMSGWLMMGLPGALYLSGLVESWIAIGLLIGSWCAWKWVAPRLRSYSQVAGDSITVPSFMSARLKDNKFVLQLVAGIIILFFFTIYVASGMVSGGVFFESIFGVNYHVGMVIVAGVVILYTLVGGFLAVSWTDMVQGIMMLIALLLVPVFGVVALGGFGVMTGTLNGLEGHMFSIVGDGAAGKLSMLNGLAWGLGYVGMPHVIVRYMALRSPKEAVAARRLGIGWMFLCVLGATLTALIGRALVENGLSGIKEALARVKVNPQESIYLVMGEKLFPAVLAGFMLAAILAAIMSTVSSQLLVTSSAVVEDIYRGIKKRRLLGAKGINAGRMVVLAISVVAACFAWFRTDSILKLVAFAWAGFGAAFGPVIILSLYWRKYTWQGAAAGMAVGAITVGIWGNLPDTVPMFFQVYEILPGFLLNLLVSWLVSLATYKPNKEIDEEFDLAVKLAHASQEEINSALEGRQVTPVTVTPFAEVEGEARTSS